In Prunus dulcis chromosome 2, ALMONDv2, whole genome shotgun sequence, a single genomic region encodes these proteins:
- the LOC117618396 gene encoding sister chromatid cohesion 1 protein 1: MFYSHQLLARKAPLGQIWMAATMHAKINRRKLDKLDIIKICEEILNPSVPMALRLSGILMGGVVIVYERKVKLLYDDVTRLLVEINEAWKAKSVADPTVLPKGKSQARKEAVTLPENEDIYIEGMLNLSNGATTMFQQTSYFAMRLDSVDEQYVNNDAGEEDPPQQFHQAEAENITLPERFDSCQADAYLYSRLERFDIEGDEETQLNFTSGEHTQIHIPPSPPRDEHQKADTIQDDQHPERQVNQPEECQEFRQKVGMKQVQERQGPIRRKTRRTQASAMDFEQTIIPGHLYQSWLQNSSDIVSRRGRKRKRTDVMATMKIVNLMELPPIVIIGDLFTTGSRDIYYPRPLLDLWMKSTRTPRASPSERNTPPLPPEPSSSTPPGRQQYEDPVGYPFEDFHSGVGSQSLEPSIDKQRRHSGMTRGNSDPAQVVLEGLTAKLENNGLGGTDANPMATPGNSDDVRSIPSSASGQAIPSEANSGRSNRKRPYSASGHSSVRLEPVFEVNHPDVNFELSRLHEHGPTSEPDFFVETGPTQTQKPINDQPLDKTTDSIRRLLKSHFDTAGALQVESLDHLTAGRTRKEAAVFFYKTCVLATHDAIRVEQKVAYGEILISRGPKMG; the protein is encoded by the exons ATGTTCTACTCGCACCAGCTGCTAGCTCGTAAAGCTCCTCTGGGCCAAATCTG GATGGCGGCGACAATGCACGCCAAAATCAACCGGAGGAAGCTCGATAAGCTCGATATCATCAAGATCTG CGAGGAGATTTTGAATCCTTCAGTTCCCATGGCTCTCAGACTCTCTGGCATTCTCATGG GTGGAGTCGTCATCGTGTACGAACGAAAAGTTAAACTACTCTACG ATGACGTGACTCGTCTTCTG GTCGAAATAAACGAAGCATGGAAGGCGAAATCTGTTGCCGACCCCACTGTCCTCCCCAAAGGGAAATCTCAAGCCAG GAAAGAAGCTGTAACTCTGCCTGAGAATGAAGACATATATATTGAAGGAATGCTTAATCTTTCCAACGGGGCCACCACCATGTTCCAGCAAACCTCCTATTTTGCTATG CGACTTGATAGCGTGGACGAACAGTATGTTAACAATGATGCAGGGGAGGAAGATCCACCTCAGCAGTTCCATCAAG CTGAGGCCGAGAATATCACCTTACCTGAACGTTTTGACTCATGTCAGGCTGATGCATATTTGTACAGTCGCTTGGAGAG ATTTGACATTGAAGGGGATGAGGAGACACAGTTGAACTTCACGTCAGGAGAGCACACACAGATTCACATTCCTCCTTCCCCTCCTCGAGATGAACATCAAAAGG CTGATACAATCCAAGATGATCAACATCCAGAACGACAGGTCAATCAGCCAGAGGAATGCCAGGAATTTAGACAG AAAGTGGGGATGAAGCAGGTTCAAGAGAGACAGGGGCCTATAAGaaggaaaacaagaagaacGCAAGCCTCTGCAATGGATTTTGAACAAACAATCATTCCTGGTCATTTATACCAATCTTGGCTTCAAAATTCTTCAGACATAGTTtcgagaagaggaagaaaacgAAAG CGGACAGATGTAATGGCAACTATGAAGATAGTTAACCTCATGGAGCTGCCACCCATTGTAATAATTGGTGATTTATTTACAACTGGAAGTAGAGACATATATTATCCACGTCCTCTCCTCGACCTGTGGATGAAAAGTACCCGAACTCCCCGTGCCTCCCCTTCTG AACGGAACACCCCACCCCTGCCCCCAGAACCATCGTCATCAACACCGCCTGGAAGACAACAATATGAAGATCCAGTAGGATAT ccttttgaagattttcatagTGGAGTTGGCTCCCAGTCCTTAGAGCCTTCCATAGATAAGCAACGACGACATTCTGGTATGACAAGAGGCAACAGTGACCCAGCACAGGTAGTCCTGGAAGGACTGACAGCCAAACTTGAGAACAATGGTTTAGGGGGAACTGATGCTAACCCAATGGCAACCCCTGGAAATTCTG ATGATGTAAGATCCATCCCGAGCTCAGCATCTGGGCAGGCAATTCCTTCAGAAGCCAATTCAGGAAG ATCCAACCGGAAAAGGCCTTATTCTGCATCTGGACATAGCAGTGTTAGACTTGAACCTGTATTTGAGGTGAATCACCCTGATGTAAATTTCGAGTTGTCAAGGTTACATGAACATGGCCCGACATCAGAGCCAG ATTTCTTTGTGGAAACTGGACcaacacaaacccaaaaaccaaTCAACGATCAGCCTCTTGACAAAACAACTGATTCTATTAGAAG GTTATTGAAATCACATTTCGACACAGCGGGAGCCCTTCAAGTAGAATCCCTGGACCACCTAACTGCTGGAAGGACTCGAAAAGAAGCAGCTGTCTTCTTTTATAAGACTTGTG TTCTTGCTACCCACGATGCCATAAGAGTTGAACAAAAGGTCGCTTATGGAGAAATTCTTATATCTAGAGGACCAAAAATGGGATAA
- the LOC117617601 gene encoding ankyrin-3-like, giving the protein MEKKLVQVSEQEVLIDFALNCKCRANVRLTSLCATAPVAFKVQTSSPHKFLVKPPTGLIPPLCHLTFQVILKPQAQLPPTFPRSPSDRFLIRTSEFTRDSESESINQWFSSCSRGSSHDLKLKVAFVGPFLLRHAVTCGDYNAARNIIKRQRTILTEFPPGDAESLLQVATELVNPEDMTNLLLEAGLRIDARVRSEQVNYEVDSKWASNGHEEPQVAGACDRLDFGMGCRNGVCDNRRSIQHAAGDKDKLEMGELVLMAARRGDLKHVELLLQNGADINCCDQYGLTSLHASAIKGHKDIALMLIEFGLELECRDSEGHAPLHLAVVGGSLETVEMLVQNGANVNAKSNSGATPLYMATAMGYDDITEFLISRGG; this is encoded by the exons ATGGAGAAAAAACTAGTACAAGTTTCAGAGCAAGAGGTTCTCATAGATTTTGCACTCAACTGCAAATGCCGAGCTAACGTGCGCCTGACCTCCCTCTGCGCCACCGCCCCTGTAGCCTTCAAGGTCCAGACATCTTCGCCTCACAAGTTCCTCGTCAAACCACCCACCGGTTTAATCCCTCCGTTATGCCACCTTACCTTCCAGGTCATCCTCAAGCCTCAGGCCCAGCTTCCGCCCACCTTTCCTCGCTCGCCGTCCGACCGATTCCTCATCAGAACCTCCGAGTTCACCCGCGACTCCGAGTCCGAGTCAATCAACCAGTGGTTCTCCTCCTGTTCCCGCGGCTCGTCTCACGACCTCAAGCTCAAGGTTGCCTTCGTGGGCCCCTTTCTTCTGCGCCACGCTGTCACTTGCGGGGACTACAACGCCGCCCGGAATATAATCAAGCGGCAGAGAACGATTCTCACCGAGTTTCCACCCGGGGATGCTGAGTCGCTCCTTCAAGTTGCGACCGAGTTGGTTAACCCAGAGGACATGACTAACTTGCTGCTTGAAGCTGGATTGAGGATCGACGCACGTGTGAGGTCCGAGCAAGTAAATTACGAGGTGGATTCCAAATGGGCATCCAACGGACACGAGGAGCCACAAGTGGCAGGGGCCTGCGATCGATTGGATTTTGGTATGGGCTGCCGGAATGGGGTATGTGATAACCGCCGTTCGATCCAACATGCTGCCGGTGATAAGGAT AAGCTAGAAATGGGAGAACTAGTATTGATGGCGGCAAGACGAGGAGATTTGAAGCATGTTGAATTGCTGTTGCAAAATGGCGCAGATATAAATTGCTGTGATCAATATGGCTTGACATCCCTGCACGCCTCAGCCATTAAAGGCCACAAGGATATTGCTCTGATGCTCATCGAATTTGGGTTGGAATTGGAATGCCGAGACAGCGAAGGCCATGCGCCCTTGCATTTGGCTGTTGTGGGCGGGAGCTTGGAGACCGTTGAGATGTTGGTTCAGAATGGGGCTAATGTGAATGCCAAGAGCAACAGCGGCGCCACCCCTCTGTACATGGCTACGGCAATGGGGTATGATGATATCACCGAGTTTCTTATTAGCAGAGGAGGTTAA